The Candidatus Beckwithbacteria bacterium DNA window TTCGGTCTGGAGGAAAAAACGGCCGGAGCCTTAGCCTATGTTTTAGGCTGGGTGTCGGGTTTGGTGTTTTTACTGGCGGAAAAAGACAATAAATTTGTCCGCTTTCACGCGATGCAGGCGTTAATGTTTTTCGCGGCCATGACGGTTTTGTCGTTTGTGCCGGTCATCGGTTGGTTATTGTCTCCATTTGTGTTAATTGTTTCCTTTGTGGTTTGGTTGTTGGCGATTTACAAAGCCTACAATGGACAGGAATTTGAGCTGCCGGTTGTCGGCAAGCTGGCCAGAAAACAGTTGGCTAAGATGAAGTAGGGCGATGGGATTTTTTGAGAGAGTTTATACATTGGTGCAACAGGTGCCAAGAGGAAGGGTGGTGACGTATGGCCAGATTGCCAGGAAATTGGGGACAAAAGATAGTCGGAAAGTAGGTTGGGCGTTACATTCAAACCCTGACGGAGAGAAAACACCATGCCACCGGGTAGTGAATAAAAACGGCCGGTTGGCGCCGAACTTTGCGTTTTCAGGTGAGGTTGAACAACGATTTAGGCTGGAAAAAGAGGGGGTGGAGTTTACTAAAGAGGGCTTGGCGGAAATGAAAAAATATGAGTGGCAGTTTAAGAGATAAAGGTTATAATCATTATAAATTTCATAAAAATTATATTAGAATAAGATATGAAATTAATTGTGGGTTTGGGTAATCCGGGGGAGAAGTATAAAAATAATCGGCACAATGTGGGATTTTTAGTGGCGGATGAACTAGGGAAATTAAATTTAACAGATACAGTTTTGGTAAAACCGCAGAAATTTATGAATAAATCCGGCGTAGCGGTGAAGAAATTAACTAAACGCTACTCCCTACAACCTAATTCCCTATTTGTGGTCCATGATGATTTGGACATTGAACTGGGGAAATTTAAGATTGGACAAAAAGGGCCGAAAGTACATAACGGCTTAAAGTCGATTTACGAGCAGTTAGGTTATAAAAACTTCTGGCATGTGAGAGTGGGGATTGATAACCGAATCAAGACTGCTTTTAAGGGGACAGGGGAAGACTACGTGCTGCAAAATTTTAGGCCGGAAGAGAGGGAAATAATTAACAAATTAATTCCAATTATTCTAATTAACCTAATTAACCTAATAAATGGGAAACGTTAAGCGCGGGGGGCAACCAAAGTCATTGTTTGACTTGATGTCGAACTACGACATTGATCGGAAGAAATATATCAGTCAGGAATTCCAGGACTATGCCTACAGATTGTCGGTGTTTTTAGATGATTTAGGGCATAAATCGCTGTATATGCGCCTGGCAAAAACGACACCGCGGCAGTGGCTGGAACAGGCGAAAAATTTTGTGACGGACGCCTATCAGGTGAAAAATAAAGCCAGACTTTTTATGTGGAAGTTAAAAGAGATAAAACAAACTCACAATAAATTGGCTCGGACATATAAATAGTCGATCGCTTTTTAGTCAAAATCACAAGTTTACTGGCCAGCGCCAGCAACTTGTTGCTTTCTCGTTGCGGTAACCCCGCTTCGCGGGGACCGGCTTACCGCTAACTGCGAAGGCTTTTTTTAAAAAGCTTTCGACTATAATCATAATTTATTATGAGTAAAATTCACATTTTAATTTATGGGCAGGTACAGGGGGTGGGATTTAGGTACTGGGTGAGACGGAAAATGGAAGAGTTGGGAATAGTGGGAGAGGTTTGGAATAACGATGATGACACAGCGGAACTTCAGGCAGAAGGACCAGAAGAACAGATAAAGGAGTTGATTAAGTTGTGCCACGCTGGACCGGCGTTGGCAAGGGTAAAAAAAGTGGTTATACTAAAAGAAGAGAAATAAAAAGCACAATGATTATAAAGATTATAAGCATTATATTAGGGGGAATAATTGGTTGGGGGTTGCCGGTTTTGGACAAGGTCGCTTTTATTTATATTATTCATCCGGAAGCGCAGATCAGCCAATATTTAAAATATCAGTTGGGGAAGAAAGACTGGAAAGTTTTTTGGCAAACTTGGAAATTGAGGGGCGGGGAGTTTGACAAGTTAACTTCAAGAGGAATTTTGTTTCAGTTGGCCTGGGTAGTGTTGGCGGTTTTTGCTTTGACTTCGACCACAAACTTATTCGGCAAGGTTTTGGTAATCGGGTTGGGGCTGAGGGTTTTGTTTGAGGAATGGCGGGAGTATTTAACTAACAGGGATTTATTAAAACAGAAATTATTTTGGCAAGTTAAAAAAGAAATCAGTAATAATGAGTTGAAATGGTATATGGGGATTAAAACAATAATTTTCGGGTGGCTATGTTTACTCTTGGCCCAGTAACTTTTCATCTGTACGGTTTGATGATGGTTTTAGGGATATTGGCAGGGGCGGGGGTGGCCAGTAAAAAAGACAAAAAAATTTGGGACAGTTTGTTGTGGGTGGTGGGTGGAGGGATTATCGGGGCCAGAATTTATCATGTGATTGATTTATGGGGTTATTATCAACAGCATTTAAGCGAGATTCCGGCGGTGTGGCATGGTGGGTTGGGGATTTTCGGGGGGATTTTGGGAGGGGTGATTGGTTTGGGGCTTTACGCGAGAAATAAACAAAATTTTTTAAAATTATTAGACGCAGGGGCAGTAGGGCTGCCTTTGGGACAGGCGATTGGGAGATTAGGGAATTGGTTTAACCAGGAATTGTATGGTTTGCCCTTCGACTCCGCTCAAGGTAACCCGCCTTTTTGGAGTATTTATATTAAGCCGGAAAACCGACTGTTGGAGGTGA harbors:
- a CDS encoding DUF4870 domain-containing protein, giving the protein MATTKKIAFGLEEKTAGALAYVLGWVSGLVFLLAEKDNKFVRFHAMQALMFFAAMTVLSFVPVIGWLLSPFVLIVSFVVWLLAIYKAYNGQEFELPVVGKLARKQLAKMK
- a CDS encoding MGMT family protein, translated to MGFFERVYTLVQQVPRGRVVTYGQIARKLGTKDSRKVGWALHSNPDGEKTPCHRVVNKNGRLAPNFAFSGEVEQRFRLEKEGVEFTKEGLAEMKKYEWQFKR
- the pth gene encoding aminoacyl-tRNA hydrolase, yielding MKLIVGLGNPGEKYKNNRHNVGFLVADELGKLNLTDTVLVKPQKFMNKSGVAVKKLTKRYSLQPNSLFVVHDDLDIELGKFKIGQKGPKVHNGLKSIYEQLGYKNFWHVRVGIDNRIKTAFKGTGEDYVLQNFRPEEREIINKLIPIILINLINLINGKR
- a CDS encoding acylphosphatase, with amino-acid sequence MSKIHILIYGQVQGVGFRYWVRRKMEELGIVGEVWNNDDDTAELQAEGPEEQIKELIKLCHAGPALARVKKVVILKEEK
- the lgt gene encoding prolipoprotein diacylglyceryl transferase, translated to MFTLGPVTFHLYGLMMVLGILAGAGVASKKDKKIWDSLLWVVGGGIIGARIYHVIDLWGYYQQHLSEIPAVWHGGLGIFGGILGGVIGLGLYARNKQNFLKLLDAGAVGLPLGQAIGRLGNWFNQELYGLPFDSAQGNPPFWSIYIKPENRLLEVMDFEKFHPLFAYEMIWDLIIFITIIKVINNNKIKIGNGEVFLTYLGLYGLGRFFLEFLRIDPWKIGNINVAQVISLVLVGLTLSYWLVKKRR